TCGCTATTTTGCGCGTGCAGGACAATGGAGTCGGGTTTAAACAGGATGACGGAAAAGGCGGCTCATACGGCCTGCAAAATGTACAGGAACGTGCGATTGAAATTGGCGGAAGCTGTAAGATTGTATCGGTGCCTTCCCAAGGAACCATTGTGGAAGTGAAATTGCCGATTCTGAAAGGGGAGCTGGCGGATGATTCGAGTATTATTAGTGGATGACCATGAAATGGTGCGGATTGGTGTGTCGACGTATTTACAGATGCAGCCGGACATCGAAGTAATCGGAGAAGCGGAAAACGGACAGATTGCTGTGGAGAAAGCGCTGGAGCTGCGTCCTGATATTATCCTGATGGATATGGTCATGCCAGTCATGAACGGTGCCGAGGCAACGGCGGCCATTATTGCGAAGTGGCCGGAAGCAAAGGTGATCATCGTCACCAGTTTCCTTGATGATGATAAACTGTATCCTGCGCTGGAGGCCGGAGCAGTCAGTTATATTTTGAAGACGTCCAATGCAAAGCGCGTGGCTGATGCGATCAGAGATACAATGCAGGGTCAAACAGTGCTTGAACCAGAAGTGACGTCGAAAATGATGACGAAAATGCGCGCCGGAGATACACATGCCCTGCATGAAGAGTTAACTGACCGCGAGCTGGAAGTGCTGTTATTATTGGCAAAGGGGAAATCCAATCAGGAAATAGCAGATGAACTGTTTATCGCGCTGAAAACTGTGAAGACGCATGTCAGTAATCTATTATCCAAACTCGAAGTCCAGGACCGCACACAGGCGGTTATTTATGCATTTCAGAATAAATTAACGGACTGACAGTCATAGTGATAGAGAGCAGGACATAGTAATAGATACATGCTGTATTGTGGATAAAATGAAATATATGCACGAATAGTCAGAAATTATGGACTTTTCCACAATCTATCCACGCACTATGTGCATAAGTAATCAAGTGTATGCAAAAAAATAATGTATGCACATGTGGATAAAGAAATTTTGCCGGAAACTTATCCACTGCTGCATGCGTCATGGTAGTCTGGGATAAGAAAATAGAATAGCAGAAGGGAAGCCTTCGCGGAAAGAGAGTCATATGGAATTATTTGATTTAATTAAAGCGCTGATTTTAGGATTTGTAGAAGGAATGACGGAATTCGCGCCTGTATCCTCAACAGGTCACTTAATTATTGTCGACGATATGTGGCTGAAGACGGAAGAGTTCCTCGGAAAGTATCCTGCGATTACATTCAAGATTGTTATCCAGCTCGGATCCATTTTGGCTGTCGTCGTCGTGTTTTGGAAACGATTGTTCAGTCTCGTCGGCTTATATAAAGTGGACAGCGGTGTAAAAGTGAGCGAACGTTTTAATTTGCTGCACGTCATCGTGGGGATGTTGCCTGCAGTCATTTTCGGATTTGCGTTCAAGGATTTGATTGATGATT
The Sporosarcina sp. P33 genome window above contains:
- a CDS encoding response regulator transcription factor, translating into MIRVLLVDDHEMVRIGVSTYLQMQPDIEVIGEAENGQIAVEKALELRPDIILMDMVMPVMNGAEATAAIIAKWPEAKVIIVTSFLDDDKLYPALEAGAVSYILKTSNAKRVADAIRDTMQGQTVLEPEVTSKMMTKMRAGDTHALHEELTDRELEVLLLLAKGKSNQEIADELFIALKTVKTHVSNLLSKLEVQDRTQAVIYAFQNKLTD